Below is a window of Paraburkholderia azotifigens DNA.
CGGCGCGGTGCAGCGTTCGGGCGCACGTTCGGCGACGGACGATATCGTCGTCTGTGCAGCAGGCACGCTTCCCGCCGAATTGCATAAGCTCTGGCGAGCGGGACGTCCGGGCGCGTATCACGTCGAGTACGGCTATTCGTGCATGGGTTACGAGATCGCGGGCGGACTCGGCGCGAAGCTCGCGCGGCCCGAGCGCGAGGTGATCGTGATGGTCGGCGACGGCAGCTATCTGATGATGAACAGCGAGATCGCGACCTCGGTGATGCTCGGCGCGAAGCTGATCGTCGTCGTGCTCGACAACCGCGGTTATGGCTGCATCAACCGTCTGCAGCAGGCCTGCGGCGGTGCGCCGTTCAACAACATGTTCGACGACTGCGTGCAAGGCGCACCCGGCGCACCTGCTATCGACTTTGCCGCGCACGCGCGCGCAATGGGCGCGCAGGCCGAGCATGTCGCGAACGTGCAGGAACTGGAAGCGGCGATGCAGCGCGCACGCGCCGCCGACCGCACGTATCTGATCTGTATCGACACCGATGCCGCGCGCACGACGGATGAAGGCGGCTGGTGGTGGGAAGTCGCCGTGCCCGAAGTGTCGCCGCGCGAAGGCGTGCGCAACGCACGCGCCGATTACGAAGCGCATATGAATGCGCGTGGCCGCAACAACGAGTGAGGAAGCGCACATGAGTCAGTTCGAAGTACGCATCGGCATCAATCCTCTGTCGTGGATGAACGACGATCTTCCGTCGCTGGGCGGCGAGACGCCGCTCGACGTCGCGCTTACGGAGGGGCGCGAAATCGGTTATCAGGGTTTCGAACTGGGCAACAAATTTCCGCGCGAACCCGAAGCGTTGAAGGCGCTATTCAAACAGTACGATCTCTCGCTCGTATCCGGCTGGTATTCGGGGCGGCTCGCGGATTTCAGCCGCAGTATCGAGGACGAATGCAGGGCCGCCGATGCACATCTGGAATTGCTCGCGAAAAACGGAGCGACCGTGATGGTGTACGGCGAAGTGCACAACACCATTCAGGGCTCGCCCTTCCCGCTCTATCAGCGGCCGCGCTTTTTCACGGACGAGCAATGGAACACGTATGCGAAGCGTCTGAATGCGTTTGCCCGCTATACGTTGAGCAAGGGCGTGCGTGTCGCATATCACCATCACATGGGCGCGTATGTCGAAACGCCCGCCGACGTCGACCGGCTGATGTCACTGACGACTGACGACGTGGGACTGCTGTTCGACGCGGGTCACATCACGTTCGCGGGCGGCGACGCGCTCGCCGTGCTGAACGCGCATATCGGGCGCGTATGTCATGTGCATTGCAAGGACGTGCGACCTGCCGTGATGAAGCTCGCGCGCAATCGCAACTGGAGTTTTCTCGATGCGGTGATTGCGGGAGCATTCACGGTGCCGGGCGACGGCGCTGTCGATTTTCCTGCCATCATCGATACGCTCAAGCGTCGCGGCTATCGCGGCTGGCTCGTCGTCGAGGCGGAGCAGGACCCTGCCGTTGCGCCGTCGTATGCTTATGCGCAGAAGGGGTATCGCACGTTGCGCACGCTCGTCGACGCGCCCCTCGATGTCGCACAGGAGGCAGCATGAGTTTGCTCGTGAAAGCGTCGCGCGAAGGTCAGACGATCGCGCGTGTCACGCCCGAATCGGCGGGCTGGAAGTACGTCGGTTTCGCTGCGTACCGGATGGAGCCGAATGAAGTGGTGCATGTGCTCGAAGCATCGCGCGAGGTGTGCATCGTGGTGATGGCGGGTGCCGTCGATATCGAAACCGATGCGCAAACGTGGTCTGCGCTTGGATCACGCGACAGTGTGTTCGAGGATAGCGCGCCCGTTGCGGTTTATTTGCCGCCCAATACGCGGGCGACGGTGCGTGCGAATCGTTTTGCCGAAGTTGGCGTAGCCAGCGCGCCTGCGAAGGGCGAGTATCCTGCGCGTTTGATCGAGCCTTCGCAGATGAAGAGATCGGTGCGCGGCAAGGGCGCGAATACGCGGTACGTGTGCGATATTCTTCCGCAGACGGAGCCTGCTGAATCGTTACTCGTTGTCGAGGTTCGCACGCCGGGCGGGCATTCGTCGAGCTACCCGCCGCACAAGCACGATACGGACAATGTTCCCGCCGAAAGCTCTCTCGAAGAGACTTACTATCATCGGCTTAATCCTGCGCAAGGGTTTGCGTTTCAGCGCGTGTATACCGATTCGCGTGATATCGATGAGTCTCTTGCTGTTGAGGATCACGATGTCGTGATGGTGCCGCGTGGGTATCATCCTGTGGTTGTTCCCTACGGGTATGACTCTTATTATCTGAATGTTATGGCAGGGCCTGCCAGGACCTGGCATTTCAGGAATGATCCTAAGCATGAGTGGATCATCGAGCGCGATTCCAAAGCGTGATTTTTGTCTGCGACGCAGTCGCCGGTCTGGGTTTTTTGCTTTTTGCTTTTTTCGCTGGCATCCGCGATTTCGCATCCGTACTTCATGCGTCGCCCCTGTGCGGGGCAATGCTCTCAACTTAAGCGTCAAAGCGCTTGTAAACGAGGCATTGCCCCTGTAAACTTGATTGCATAACTCCCTGATAAATCAACGATATGAACTCAAATACCAGCTTCCTCGAGGCTTCTGGCTGAGTTCTCCGAATTCCTGTTCGATCCGGCGCTCGCCGATCGCGTGCGTCGTTCTCCTACCGCCTTTACCCGTAATCGCACACTGACCTTGCCGCGCATGGCTGCGCTGATGATGTCGGGCATGTGCGCAAGCGTGCAGGCCGAACTCGATGCGCTGTTTGGCGCGCTGGATAAGCGCGGCGGCCAGACCCGCGCGGTCAGCGCACAGGCGTTTAGCAAGGCGCGTCGAGGGTTGTCGGCTGATCTGTTCGATCTGGCCCGCGCTCACCTGATTTCTCTGGCTCAACCCCATATCGAATCGATGCGCTGGAACGGCCTGAGGCTGGTCGCCGCTGACGGCAGCCGTCTGCGCGTGAGCACCCGCCGGGGCCATGAACTACGCGCCGATCACTACGTGTTTGCGCTGTTCCTGCCGGGCCCCGAACTGACGTTGCACGCCGCGCTTCACTCCGCCGACGGCGCCGAGCGCCAGATGTTGTTTGAAGCGCTGGATGTGCTCCAGCCGTGTACCGATCTGCTGCTACTTGATCGTGGCTTTATCGGTAACGCGATGGTGGCCACGCTGACGCAGCGCGAGATTGCGTTCTGCATGCGCGTCGATACACATAACTGGAAGTGCGTCACCGACTTCACCCGCAGCGGCGAAGCCGAGCGCATCGTGACGCTACAAGCGCCTTGCGAGCAGGATGCCCGCGACTATGAACTGGCCCGTACACCGAGCACCGTGCGCCTGATACGGGACGTCACGCCCAGCGGTCGCGTGCGTGTGCTGATGACCTCACTGCTCGATGGCCAGCGTTATCCGGCGGCGTCTTTCGGCGCGCTCTATCATCAGCGCTGGCGGGTCGAGGAAGCGTTCAAGCGCCTCAAGCACCGACTGCGACTGGAGGCCGTGACGGGGCTGGATTACCTGGCATTGCAGCAGGATCTGGGCGCAAAAATCCTCGCCGACAACCTGTGCACCTTGCTCAGTGATCTGGATGTCTCACACGATAATGTCTGTGCCAGCCGCCCTAACCGGGTGTACGCACGCGGCGTGCTCAAGCCCATTCTCGGTGCGTGTCTTCTACGCGTGCGCCACTGTCTGGAAGGCCTCGCCACGCTGCTTGCGCTCATCCATCAGAACCGATGTCGCATACAGCCCGCGCGTTCATATCCTCGACCACCCGGAAAAACCAAGCCCCATTGCCATCTCACGTACAAGTTCGCCTGATGGAATGGGGCTTAAGTTGAGAGCATTGCTGTGCGGGGCGGCACCTACTTTTCTTTGCAGCGGCAAAGAAAAGTAG
It encodes the following:
- the iolE gene encoding myo-inosose-2 dehydratase yields the protein MSQFEVRIGINPLSWMNDDLPSLGGETPLDVALTEGREIGYQGFELGNKFPREPEALKALFKQYDLSLVSGWYSGRLADFSRSIEDECRAADAHLELLAKNGATVMVYGEVHNTIQGSPFPLYQRPRFFTDEQWNTYAKRLNAFARYTLSKGVRVAYHHHMGAYVETPADVDRLMSLTTDDVGLLFDAGHITFAGGDALAVLNAHIGRVCHVHCKDVRPAVMKLARNRNWSFLDAVIAGAFTVPGDGAVDFPAIIDTLKRRGYRGWLVVEAEQDPAVAPSYAYAQKGYRTLRTLVDAPLDVAQEAA
- the iolB gene encoding 5-deoxy-glucuronate isomerase, which encodes MSLLVKASREGQTIARVTPESAGWKYVGFAAYRMEPNEVVHVLEASREVCIVVMAGAVDIETDAQTWSALGSRDSVFEDSAPVAVYLPPNTRATVRANRFAEVGVASAPAKGEYPARLIEPSQMKRSVRGKGANTRYVCDILPQTEPAESLLVVEVRTPGGHSSSYPPHKHDTDNVPAESSLEETYYHRLNPAQGFAFQRVYTDSRDIDESLAVEDHDVVMVPRGYHPVVVPYGYDSYYLNVMAGPARTWHFRNDPKHEWIIERDSKA
- a CDS encoding IS4 family transposase, whose amino-acid sequence is MFDPALADRVRRSPTAFTRNRTLTLPRMAALMMSGMCASVQAELDALFGALDKRGGQTRAVSAQAFSKARRGLSADLFDLARAHLISLAQPHIESMRWNGLRLVAADGSRLRVSTRRGHELRADHYVFALFLPGPELTLHAALHSADGAERQMLFEALDVLQPCTDLLLLDRGFIGNAMVATLTQREIAFCMRVDTHNWKCVTDFTRSGEAERIVTLQAPCEQDARDYELARTPSTVRLIRDVTPSGRVRVLMTSLLDGQRYPAASFGALYHQRWRVEEAFKRLKHRLRLEAVTGLDYLALQQDLGAKILADNLCTLLSDLDVSHDNVCASRPNRVYARGVLKPILGACLLRVRHCLEGLATLLALIHQNRCRIQPARSYPRPPGKTKPHCHLTYKFA